The Phoenix dactylifera cultivar Barhee BC4 chromosome 17, palm_55x_up_171113_PBpolish2nd_filt_p, whole genome shotgun sequence genome contains a region encoding:
- the LOC103723996 gene encoding uncharacterized protein LOC103723996 — MDSFDLNTRLPPRKRLLAGLKKEGSDCDFSPPVPLFSSDLNARIRDITNSTTSSPDEIIEATKSVALAAAEVAAAARATAMEKAAAAAKARTAARNALELLDSISRSEAARKDCPTKTKSRKKHVAVKLLYSNKQPMGNRETDEELARRLHRAMNSSPRISNSKQKKLHGSGKEEVQNGGAVCNENSPVSGDKAVQLNNGYSVDKVEENIAVCSKDDLFGREEEESGCHLEKHHHGSKDRRITGGRKAKIKQKKLPLSQCNVRDQGETEDTRSSVDHLLTGESELDHVERHTSSNNANHSDDGHLSMKITSTWKCKKLKASQCSSNSKIMRVLCSNPSPTKASAMVKVD, encoded by the coding sequence ATGGATTCCTTTGATCTCAACACCCGGTTGCCTCCTCGGAAGCGACTACTCGCTGGGCTAAAGAAGGAGGGTTCTGATTGCGATTTCTCGCCTCCTGTTCCTTTATTTTCCAGTGATCTCAATGCCCGTATCCGTGATATTACCAACTCAACCACTTCTTCCCCTGATGAGATCATTGAGGCCACCAAGTCAGTAGCTTTGGCTGCCGCAGaagttgctgctgctgcaagagcCACTGCGATGGAGAAAGCAGCTGCGGCTGCGAAGGCCAGGACCGCTGCCAGGAATGCCCTGGAATTATTAGATTCAATCTCAAGGAGTGAAGCTGCCCGAAAGGATTGCCCAACCAAAACCAAATCTCGAAAGAAACATGTGGCGGTCAAGCTCTTGTACAGTAATAAACAGCCCATGGGGAACCGAGAAACAGATGAAGAATTGGCCCGGAGGTTGCATCGAGCTATGAACAGTTCCCCAAGAATTTCAAACAGTAAACAGAAGAAGCTTCATGGTTCTGGGAAAGAGGAAGTTCAGAATGGTGGTGCTGTGTGCAATGAAAACTCACCTGTTTCAGGTGATAAAGCTGTTCAGTTGAATAATGGATATTCTGTAGATAAAGTGGAAGAAAACATTGCTGTATGCTCCAAAGATGACCTTTTTGGGAGGGAAGAGGAAGAATCTGGTTGTCATTTAGAAAAACATCATCATGGATctaaggatagaagaattactGGTGGTAGGAAAGCGAAAATTAAGCAAAAGAAATTGCCTTTAAGTCAATGTAATGTAAGGGATCAGGGAGAAACTGAAGATACTCGAAGCTCTGTGGATCATTTACTGACTGGGGAATCAGAATTGGATCATGTAGAAAGACACACATCTTCCAACAATGCAAATCATTCTGATGATGGGCATTTGTCGATGAAGATTACATCCACATGGAAATGCAAGAAGCTCAAGGCGTCACAATGTTCTTCCAATAGCAAGATCATGCGTGTTCTATGTTCAAATCCGTCACCTACCAAGGCCTCTGCTATGGTCAAAGTTGATTAG